In the Clostridia bacterium genome, one interval contains:
- the flgC gene encoding flagellar basal body rod protein FlgC, protein MNLFGVLGISASGLQAERQRAEVVAANLANAETTRTPEGGPYRRRQVIFAAQGKPQFGPRLAMSTRELSSARGVEIRDVVADPSMPGERFDPSHPDANEKGYVAYPNINPVAEMVDLMSAVRSYQMNAAAVNASKQMIQQSIEILR, encoded by the coding sequence ATGAACCTGTTCGGAGTTCTCGGAATCAGCGCCTCAGGCTTGCAGGCAGAGCGGCAGAGAGCGGAAGTGGTCGCCGCAAACCTGGCAAACGCGGAGACCACTCGCACGCCAGAGGGCGGACCGTACCGGCGTCGCCAGGTGATCTTCGCCGCTCAGGGCAAACCGCAGTTCGGGCCGAGGCTGGCAATGTCGACTCGCGAACTTTCAAGCGCGCGTGGCGTGGAGATCCGCGACGTGGTTGCCGATCCATCGATGCCCGGCGAGCGCTTCGATCCGTCGCATCCGGACGCGAACGAAAAGGGCTACGTTGCGTATCCCAACATCAACCCCGTCGCGGAGATGGTGGACTTGATGTCGGCGGTGCGCTCCTACCAGATGAACGCGGCGGCGGTAAACGCCTCCAAGCAGATGATTCAGCAATCGATCGAAATCCTTCGCTAA
- a CDS encoding sigma-54 dependent transcriptional regulator, whose translation MTTDANRQVLVVDDEAPMRTALQASFRRHGWRAETASGVAEARAQLDRASFGLVVTDVRMSDGSGLEVMRHVRNNSPSTAVIVLTAFGNVPGAVAAMRDGACDYLVKPISFEQLQAAVERVMARAGAQPQVIQPSSAQSEFPCIIGHSPALLRALERARQAASTDADVLIEAESGTGKELLARLIHEASPRRGQPFVAVNCAALPEPLLESELFGHVRGAFTGALATKPGKFELANGGTLLLDEVGEMPLSLQPKLLRVLQEREVERLGDTRPVKVDIRVIATTNRSLDELVRNGEFRADLYYRLNVIPLSLPPLRERREDIGELAEFFARKYAGEKHMQLSHDFVRGLQEHPWTGNVRELANFIRRVTALCSGNEIGSEFLEFGRQAEKRVAALEPGVSLRDLERKLLEVTLAATEGNRTRAAEMLGVSLRTVRNKIRDYGLPPRRFA comes from the coding sequence ATGACGACCGACGCGAATCGACAGGTTCTGGTGGTGGATGACGAAGCACCGATGAGGACGGCCCTGCAAGCTAGTTTCCGCCGGCATGGTTGGCGGGCAGAGACTGCGAGCGGCGTTGCCGAAGCGCGAGCGCAACTCGATCGCGCTTCGTTCGGCCTGGTCGTCACCGACGTGCGCATGTCGGATGGCAGCGGTCTGGAAGTGATGCGGCACGTGCGAAACAATTCACCTTCGACAGCAGTCATCGTGCTTACCGCGTTCGGAAATGTTCCAGGCGCTGTTGCCGCAATGCGCGACGGCGCTTGCGACTACCTGGTGAAACCGATCTCCTTCGAGCAATTGCAGGCAGCGGTGGAGCGTGTCATGGCACGCGCCGGAGCGCAACCGCAAGTAATTCAACCGAGCTCCGCGCAATCGGAATTTCCTTGCATCATCGGCCATTCTCCGGCCTTGCTTCGTGCTCTGGAGCGGGCGCGGCAGGCGGCCTCGACCGACGCAGACGTACTGATTGAAGCTGAGAGTGGCACCGGAAAGGAACTACTCGCCCGATTGATCCACGAAGCAAGCCCACGACGCGGACAACCATTTGTGGCTGTGAACTGTGCGGCCTTGCCCGAACCGTTGCTGGAAAGCGAACTCTTCGGTCACGTGCGAGGCGCGTTTACCGGCGCACTCGCAACGAAGCCGGGAAAATTCGAATTGGCGAACGGTGGGACGCTGCTGCTGGATGAGGTGGGTGAAATGCCACTCAGTCTGCAGCCAAAGTTGCTTCGCGTATTGCAGGAACGAGAGGTTGAAAGGCTGGGGGACACGCGCCCCGTCAAGGTTGACATACGAGTCATCGCTACGACGAATCGCTCGCTGGATGAACTGGTGCGCAACGGCGAGTTCCGCGCAGATCTCTACTACCGCCTGAACGTGATTCCCCTGTCCCTGCCACCGCTGCGCGAACGTCGCGAGGACATTGGCGAATTGGCTGAGTTTTTCGCGCGCAAGTACGCCGGCGAAAAACATATGCAGCTGTCGCATGATTTCGTGCGCGGCTTGCAGGAACATCCGTGGACGGGGAACGTTCGCGAGTTGGCAAATTTCATTCGGCGCGTAACCGCATTGTGTTCAGGAAACGAGATCGGAAGCGAGTTCCTTGAGTTTGGCCGCCAGGCCGAGAAGAGGGTCGCCGCGCTGGAACCAGGAGTTTCGCTGCGCGATCTGGAACGCAAGCTTCTGGAAGTGACGCTGGCGGCCACCGAGGGAAATCGCACGCGAGCCGCCGAAATGCTAGGCGTCAGCCTGCGAACCGTGCGCAACAAGATACGTGACTACGGGCTGCCACCGAGGAGGTTCGCATGA
- the fliG gene encoding flagellar motor switch protein FliG, whose product MTAPAASLKGARKAAILVVLLGEEVASNIYRNLSERELQRITQEVAELEYVSPEMAEQVLEEYYRLTLTQEYLTQGGSEYAAKILVKAFGEEGARSLLEQVARAQELSASKLDSLQKADPQQLAKFLESEHPQTIALILAHLDAKQASSLLMKLPEQIRAESVKRLAQLRQFSPEMAQKVSVVLHKRLQSLGEQSRRTYAGFKGVADVLNRLDPSSGKMILEMIERDEPKIAMSIRNLMFTFDDLLGVPESGIREILAQLDKKTLAMGLKGAPEQLRNHIFKSMSSRAVEMLKEDMEALGPVRSRDVTKSQQEAVAVARKLESEGKLVLKTEGEDEYVV is encoded by the coding sequence GTGACCGCGCCGGCCGCGAGTCTGAAGGGAGCTCGTAAGGCGGCGATCCTGGTTGTGTTGCTGGGTGAAGAGGTAGCGTCCAATATTTATCGCAATCTTTCCGAGCGGGAGTTGCAGCGCATAACGCAGGAAGTGGCTGAGCTGGAATACGTCTCGCCGGAGATGGCGGAGCAGGTATTGGAAGAGTATTACAGGCTGACGCTGACGCAGGAGTATCTCACGCAGGGCGGCAGCGAATATGCGGCAAAGATCCTGGTAAAGGCCTTCGGGGAGGAGGGCGCACGGTCACTCCTCGAGCAGGTTGCGCGTGCGCAGGAACTCAGTGCCAGTAAACTCGATTCGCTTCAGAAGGCCGACCCGCAGCAGTTGGCGAAGTTCCTGGAGAGCGAACATCCGCAGACGATTGCTCTGATCCTGGCGCACCTTGATGCGAAGCAGGCCTCTTCCCTGCTGATGAAACTGCCGGAGCAGATACGCGCCGAGTCGGTGAAACGACTTGCGCAGTTGCGACAGTTCTCGCCGGAGATGGCGCAGAAAGTTTCGGTGGTCCTGCACAAGCGGCTTCAGAGTTTGGGCGAGCAGAGCCGCCGCACTTACGCAGGCTTCAAGGGCGTTGCCGACGTCCTGAACCGATTGGACCCATCGTCCGGAAAGATGATCCTGGAGATGATCGAGCGAGACGAGCCAAAGATTGCAATGAGCATTCGCAACCTGATGTTCACGTTTGACGATCTGCTCGGCGTCCCGGAAAGCGGCATTCGCGAAATACTGGCGCAACTCGACAAGAAGACTCTCGCAATGGGGCTGAAGGGAGCGCCAGAGCAGTTACGTAATCACATCTTCAAGTCCATGTCATCGCGTGCGGTGGAGATGTTGAAGGAAGACATGGAAGCGCTTGGGCCTGTGCGCTCGCGAGATGTTACGAAGTCGCAACAGGAAGCAGTCGCTGTTGCGCGCAAACTCGAATCAGAGGGCAAACTCGTGCTGAAAACCGAAGGAGAGGATGAGTACGTTGTCTGA
- a CDS encoding flagellar biosynthesis protein FlgB, which produces MNDASMTSTPMMQVLSKFLDVTAYRQTLIAGNMANVNTPGYRTLDIDFRNELHRAMASEEEVSSFAKPVAGLIERPDGNNVSLDREGLMMAHNQLQFRAGVALLRSEFRRVASAINEGR; this is translated from the coding sequence ATGAACGACGCATCAATGACGAGCACACCAATGATGCAGGTGCTATCAAAATTCCTGGACGTGACGGCGTACCGGCAGACGCTCATCGCAGGCAACATGGCGAACGTCAACACGCCGGGCTATCGCACGCTGGACATTGATTTTCGCAACGAATTGCATCGCGCAATGGCGTCCGAAGAAGAGGTTTCGTCGTTTGCCAAGCCGGTAGCGGGCCTGATCGAGCGTCCGGACGGGAACAACGTTAGCCTGGATCGCGAGGGCCTCATGATGGCGCACAACCAACTACAGTTCCGCGCCGGCGTGGCCTTGCTGCGCAGCGAATTTCGTCGCGTGGCTTCGGCGATCAATGAGGGGAGATAA
- a CDS encoding sigma 54-interacting transcriptional regulator: MSTALVSCGTQTHGILVASSNEFLRRRIIETLKTRRLPAQEALGGADALGKLETTRCRLLLLDHHLADLNATDVVDVIEAKYPWTEVVLLDPDTGRFLLPPNAGDSPRMYEIFSALQSADGHVHTCASSRSAERIAKMVEPLTGMVGTSEAMQHLSRLVRLVAERNTTVLLTGETGTGKELVAQGIHELSGRAQRPIVTVNCAAIPEALLEAELFGYTRGAFTGAVQSRVGRIHAAQGGTLFLDEIGELPLGLQAKLLRFLEEGEVQRLGSSDVFRVAVRVVAATNVQVEQRVAEKQFREDLYYRLAVFPIEIPPLRERGNDVLTIAEHFLRKFATTRATLSEDARQMLTRHAWPGNVRELKHVMERASILAGDAEEITTEHITIRGMGARDRSRRVN, encoded by the coding sequence ATGAGCACAGCACTAGTTTCCTGCGGCACACAAACGCACGGCATCCTTGTCGCGAGTTCAAATGAGTTTCTTCGGCGACGTATCATCGAGACGCTCAAGACTCGCCGATTGCCGGCGCAGGAAGCGTTAGGTGGCGCCGATGCGCTTGGCAAGCTGGAAACAACCCGCTGCCGGCTTCTCTTGCTGGATCATCACCTCGCAGATCTGAATGCAACAGATGTTGTCGACGTGATCGAGGCGAAGTATCCGTGGACGGAAGTGGTATTGCTCGACCCAGACACTGGCCGTTTCTTGCTTCCTCCCAACGCCGGTGACTCCCCCCGCATGTACGAGATCTTCTCGGCATTGCAATCGGCGGATGGACACGTACACACGTGTGCTTCGTCGCGCAGCGCTGAGCGTATTGCAAAAATGGTGGAGCCACTCACCGGCATGGTTGGCACTTCCGAAGCTATGCAGCATCTGTCTCGCCTCGTGCGCCTGGTTGCGGAAAGAAACACGACGGTGCTGCTTACGGGTGAAACCGGTACTGGCAAGGAACTTGTTGCCCAGGGCATCCATGAACTGAGCGGCCGCGCGCAGCGGCCCATCGTTACGGTGAATTGTGCGGCCATTCCCGAGGCGCTGCTGGAAGCCGAACTCTTCGGCTACACGCGTGGCGCGTTCACAGGTGCCGTGCAGTCTCGCGTTGGACGCATCCATGCCGCACAAGGTGGCACGCTGTTTCTGGACGAGATAGGAGAACTGCCGCTGGGCTTGCAGGCTAAGCTCTTGCGATTTCTGGAAGAAGGCGAGGTGCAAAGGCTTGGCAGCTCCGACGTGTTTCGCGTCGCCGTGCGAGTAGTAGCGGCGACAAATGTGCAGGTCGAGCAGCGAGTTGCAGAAAAGCAATTCCGCGAAGACCTCTATTATCGTCTGGCTGTTTTCCCCATCGAAATTCCGCCACTACGCGAACGAGGCAATGATGTACTCACAATTGCCGAGCACTTCCTGCGCAAGTTCGCCACCACGCGCGCCACTCTCAGCGAAGACGCACGGCAGATGCTGACGCGTCATGCGTGGCCCGGCAATGTCCGCGAACTCAAGCATGTCATGGAGCGCGCCAGCATTCTCGCCGGAGATGCGGAAGAGATCACAACTGAGCACATTACGATTCGTGGCATGGGAGCGCGCGACCGCTCAAGACGCGTGAACTGA
- the fliE gene encoding flagellar hook-basal body complex protein FliE: MNTISAVRVPTEIQAPTADRTNTAGKASGFMSTLEGAMQDIERLQSSAQDKVTALLDGSGQDVHSAMIAVEQADLSFQLMMQVRNKIVNAYQEVSRMQF; this comes from the coding sequence ATGAACACGATATCCGCAGTGCGCGTTCCGACCGAGATACAGGCACCAACAGCAGACCGGACGAACACGGCAGGCAAGGCGTCCGGGTTTATGAGCACGCTCGAGGGAGCGATGCAGGACATCGAAAGGTTGCAATCTTCGGCGCAGGACAAAGTGACAGCGCTACTCGATGGAAGTGGGCAGGACGTTCACAGCGCCATGATTGCCGTGGAACAGGCTGACCTCTCGTTCCAGTTGATGATGCAGGTGCGCAACAAGATCGTAAATGCATACCAGGAAGTTTCGCGGATGCAGTTCTGA
- the fliF gene encoding flagellar basal-body MS-ring/collar protein FliF: MDTGNKSMGSALAQLGEFGKSLSMRQRMLLGGGAVLVGLTLFVFVRLIGKPEMKPLYSGMNPAEAQALGARLGEKNVRFEMSPDGTSVSVPADQLDASRLELAQQGMPHSGRLGFELFDKPNWGGSDFSEKVNYQRALEGELERTIQTMSDVEAVRVHLVMPASSVFTEREREAKAAVILKLRSGRLPETSQLGIARLVASSVDKLKAENVTVVDADTNRPLNAEALAGVSAGMQLDEQLAARLVKTLEPVVGAQRVRASVKLEYDLSTSEESQESYDPSSAVALTMQRSEERSGTGTTSGVAGTASNVPSATGTAAKVGNDEGSQSSKSESGTYAVNRITKHTMLPAGRLKRIATALLVDDIVELKDENGKRSENRRKRTNDEMKQIEDLAKAAIGFDESRGDVVSVQNLSFQSMPLEVPPAPSAHQKVRTILNNWSPALRYASLASLFLMMYLLMLRPLKKQLMTSFRELPARMAAAKIAAKTGQATNVISAETDGELLDTSAPAEVKRVAALKRQLTERVKAEPAATSRLVQTWIREGGLE, from the coding sequence GTGGACACCGGTAACAAATCCATGGGATCGGCGCTGGCGCAGTTGGGCGAGTTCGGAAAGAGCCTTTCCATGCGTCAGCGAATGCTTTTGGGCGGTGGCGCGGTCCTTGTCGGCCTGACGCTGTTCGTCTTCGTACGACTAATCGGCAAGCCGGAGATGAAGCCTCTGTATTCGGGCATGAACCCTGCCGAAGCGCAGGCTCTGGGCGCACGGCTCGGCGAAAAGAACGTGCGATTCGAGATGTCGCCGGACGGAACTTCTGTGAGCGTTCCAGCGGACCAACTGGATGCGAGTCGACTGGAACTGGCGCAACAGGGGATGCCGCACAGCGGACGGCTCGGCTTCGAGCTTTTTGACAAGCCGAACTGGGGGGGCAGCGACTTCAGCGAGAAGGTCAACTATCAGCGTGCATTAGAAGGCGAACTGGAGCGCACGATACAGACGATGAGTGATGTCGAGGCCGTGCGCGTCCATCTGGTCATGCCAGCCAGTTCCGTTTTTACCGAGCGCGAAAGAGAGGCCAAAGCGGCCGTCATCCTGAAGTTGCGGAGTGGACGGCTGCCAGAGACGTCGCAGCTGGGCATTGCGCGCCTGGTCGCAAGCAGCGTTGACAAGCTGAAAGCCGAAAACGTGACCGTCGTGGATGCCGACACGAATCGGCCTCTGAACGCGGAGGCGTTGGCAGGTGTATCGGCAGGGATGCAACTGGACGAGCAATTGGCAGCGCGGTTGGTGAAAACGCTGGAACCTGTGGTGGGTGCGCAGCGTGTGCGGGCAAGCGTGAAACTGGAATACGACCTGAGCACGAGTGAAGAAAGCCAGGAGAGTTATGACCCGAGCAGCGCAGTGGCGCTGACAATGCAGCGTAGCGAAGAGAGGTCTGGCACCGGCACTACGAGCGGAGTCGCGGGCACGGCTAGCAATGTTCCGAGCGCGACCGGCACTGCCGCAAAGGTCGGCAACGATGAAGGAAGTCAATCCTCCAAGAGCGAGAGTGGCACATATGCCGTAAACAGGATTACGAAGCACACCATGTTGCCGGCCGGACGACTGAAGCGGATCGCGACGGCGCTACTGGTGGACGACATCGTCGAACTGAAAGATGAGAACGGCAAGCGCTCCGAGAATCGTCGCAAACGCACCAACGATGAGATGAAGCAGATCGAGGACTTGGCGAAGGCGGCAATCGGATTCGACGAGTCGCGTGGCGATGTTGTCTCGGTGCAAAACCTATCGTTCCAATCGATGCCGCTGGAAGTACCGCCTGCACCATCAGCTCATCAGAAGGTCAGAACAATATTGAACAACTGGTCGCCCGCCTTGCGTTACGCCTCATTGGCATCGCTGTTCCTGATGATGTACCTGCTCATGCTGAGGCCGTTGAAGAAACAGTTGATGACATCGTTCCGGGAACTACCCGCGCGCATGGCTGCCGCGAAAATCGCCGCGAAGACGGGTCAAGCTACGAACGTGATCAGCGCGGAAACGGACGGCGAACTGCTGGACACCTCCGCGCCCGCGGAGGTGAAGCGTGTTGCGGCATTAAAGCGTCAACTCACGGAAAGGGTGAAGGCCGAACCAGCTGCGACCAGCCGGCTTGTGCAAACTTGGATACGTGAAGGAGGTCTCGAGTGA
- a CDS encoding HAMP domain-containing sensor histidine kinase, with protein sequence MDTASAVLRVPMARSADSHGDESRLASAFAWFSETAGSLERSYGQLQSELARLRHELKSAQGDLEREREQKRKLEALAEMSAVLAHEIRNPLASLELFTSLLETAPELGKESHSWVLQMQGGLRTLSATVNNVLHFHNGPSAQCVPTHLDNLLRMTAEFLRPVASQSGVEIVFTGGLDGAHVIADPHQLQQVLLNLSLNAFRYAGVGGRLTIVTSTTNSARGNFARVEVRDTGCGMTPETAANIFEPGFTTRPGSAGLGLAVCNRIMQRHGGTIKVESEPGKGTTFVLTFPLQGKGQA encoded by the coding sequence GTGGATACAGCATCAGCCGTGCTCCGTGTTCCGATGGCGCGCAGCGCAGACTCGCACGGTGACGAAAGCAGACTCGCGTCGGCATTCGCATGGTTTAGCGAAACGGCGGGGTCGCTGGAAAGATCCTACGGACAACTTCAATCTGAGTTGGCCCGCTTGCGTCATGAACTGAAGAGCGCCCAGGGCGATCTGGAACGCGAGCGCGAACAGAAGCGCAAGTTGGAAGCCCTAGCTGAGATGTCAGCCGTTCTGGCGCACGAAATCCGGAACCCACTGGCAAGCCTCGAACTGTTCACTTCCCTGCTTGAGACCGCGCCTGAGTTGGGTAAAGAGAGTCACTCGTGGGTTCTTCAAATGCAAGGCGGCCTACGCACACTAAGCGCAACCGTCAATAACGTCCTCCACTTTCATAACGGACCATCTGCACAGTGCGTCCCAACGCATTTGGACAATCTGTTGAGGATGACCGCCGAGTTCCTCCGTCCGGTTGCTTCGCAGTCGGGCGTCGAAATCGTATTTACCGGAGGACTGGACGGTGCGCACGTGATTGCCGATCCACACCAACTACAACAAGTGCTACTCAACCTGTCGCTGAATGCTTTCCGTTACGCGGGAGTTGGCGGGCGATTGACGATCGTGACATCTACCACGAACTCCGCTCGCGGAAATTTCGCAAGAGTCGAGGTGCGCGACACTGGCTGCGGCATGACGCCCGAGACTGCCGCGAACATCTTCGAACCTGGCTTCACGACAAGGCCGGGCAGCGCGGGGCTTGGGCTCGCCGTCTGCAATCGGATCATGCAGCGGCACGGTGGAACCATCAAAGTGGAGAGCGAGCCCGGCAAGGGCACGACCTTCGTTCTCACCTTTCCGTTACAGGGCAAGGGCCAAGCATGA
- a CDS encoding flagellar hook capping FlgD N-terminal domain-containing protein → MQIYGATQSQPAEQKSDSSATLGGEMGDMFLKLLTTQLKAQDPISPMNPTEFVGQLVQFNTLGQIVAIRELLEPQNIESTRGATAPAIAGGK, encoded by the coding sequence ATGCAGATTTATGGCGCAACACAGTCGCAACCGGCCGAACAAAAAAGCGACTCCAGTGCGACGCTGGGCGGAGAAATGGGAGACATGTTCCTGAAACTGCTTACGACGCAGTTAAAAGCGCAGGACCCCATTTCACCGATGAACCCAACGGAATTCGTCGGCCAACTGGTGCAGTTCAATACATTAGGGCAGATCGTAGCGATTCGCGAACTGCTTGAACCTCAAAACATCGAGTCCACGAGGGGCGCAACAGCGCCTGCGATTGCAGGAGGAAAGTAA
- a CDS encoding FliH/SctL family protein, producing MSTLSESAWQAAAAGVIESFDYPRAGNRTLSEAPNGQWTPPSIAVTPDDPTATEQAAEKERLAREEGIREGELRARTAFQESLAAERQAITDAVQEFAEERAVYYDKVEGEVVQFALAMVRKVLDREAQVDPILLAGVVQAALQRFESGTRVLLRVHPSQAAEWREFFTRRPDARVAPEVLEDGAVSRDHCVLQTQMGFSELSIEGRLQEIERGIFDVLAQQQPAAAQVLQ from the coding sequence ATGAGTACGTTGTCTGAATCAGCGTGGCAGGCAGCCGCGGCCGGAGTAATCGAATCTTTCGATTATCCCCGCGCCGGCAACAGAACACTGTCGGAAGCTCCGAACGGCCAGTGGACGCCCCCAAGTATCGCCGTAACTCCGGACGACCCGACGGCGACCGAGCAAGCTGCGGAGAAGGAACGGCTCGCTCGCGAGGAAGGCATCCGTGAGGGAGAATTGCGAGCTCGAACGGCCTTTCAGGAAAGTCTTGCGGCGGAGCGGCAAGCCATAACAGACGCCGTGCAAGAGTTCGCAGAGGAACGCGCTGTCTATTACGACAAGGTAGAAGGAGAAGTCGTACAGTTCGCGCTTGCGATGGTTCGCAAAGTACTGGACCGCGAAGCGCAGGTGGATCCAATACTACTCGCCGGCGTTGTGCAGGCTGCGTTGCAGCGGTTCGAGAGCGGCACACGGGTGCTGTTGCGTGTGCACCCGTCGCAAGCTGCGGAATGGCGGGAGTTTTTCACACGCCGCCCGGACGCTCGAGTTGCGCCCGAAGTTTTGGAGGATGGCGCGGTCAGCAGAGATCACTGCGTCCTGCAAACGCAAATGGGTTTTTCTGAGTTGAGCATTGAGGGTCGGCTACAGGAAATCGAGCGCGGCATCTTCGATGTGCTGGCGCAGCAACAACCGGCAGCGGCGCAGGTACTGCAGTGA
- a CDS encoding FliI/YscN family ATPase: MSGTLDPYFNRLESLSLTHWSGKVVQAIGNLIESEGPFCSVGECCDIVNDSGTHFPGEVVGFRGPIVLSMALDKPSGIRFGNVITTRGQRATVPVGDGLLGRVIDGAGIPIDGGGAVSATARRELETSAPSPLERLPIREPLGCGIRAVDSFLTCGRGQRVGIFGGSGVGKSTLIGMMTRGTDADLTVLALVGERGREVGEFLETIGDEGRRRSVVVVSTSDQSPLLRIRAALTATTIAEYFSGTGRNVLLVVDSLTRFAMAQREIGLAAGEPPTAKGYTPSVFSLLARVVERAGRFQRGSITAFYTVLMEGDDQQDPLVDTVRSLLDGHIVLDRRLAAQNHYPPISILDSLSRLMPAVASREHLTKTGALRSLLALYSRSEDLIRVGAYQRGSDRELDKAIEFSPVLNEFLRQSPDETPALARNVERLLALPS; this comes from the coding sequence GTGAGCGGCACACTCGATCCGTACTTCAACCGACTGGAGTCTCTCTCACTAACACATTGGAGCGGCAAGGTCGTCCAGGCGATTGGAAACCTGATCGAGTCTGAAGGTCCATTCTGTTCTGTGGGCGAGTGCTGCGACATCGTCAACGACTCCGGAACACATTTCCCCGGCGAAGTCGTGGGATTCCGCGGACCGATCGTACTGTCCATGGCGCTCGATAAACCTAGCGGCATCCGCTTCGGCAACGTTATTACCACGCGTGGACAACGCGCCACAGTGCCCGTCGGAGATGGCCTGCTCGGGCGCGTTATCGATGGCGCAGGAATTCCGATCGACGGAGGCGGCGCAGTTAGCGCGACTGCACGGCGAGAGCTGGAAACTTCGGCACCGTCGCCACTGGAGCGCCTTCCTATACGGGAGCCCCTGGGATGCGGTATACGCGCAGTCGATTCCTTCCTCACCTGTGGCCGAGGTCAGCGCGTAGGCATTTTCGGCGGCAGCGGCGTAGGCAAGAGCACGCTGATTGGCATGATGACGCGTGGCACCGATGCCGACCTCACCGTTCTCGCACTGGTGGGAGAACGTGGCCGAGAAGTCGGTGAGTTCCTGGAGACGATCGGGGACGAGGGGCGCCGCCGGTCAGTCGTGGTAGTGTCAACGTCCGACCAATCGCCCCTGCTAAGAATTCGCGCGGCACTTACTGCAACCACCATCGCCGAGTACTTCTCAGGCACGGGAAGGAATGTGTTGCTCGTCGTCGATTCCTTGACGCGCTTCGCAATGGCGCAGCGAGAAATCGGTCTCGCGGCCGGTGAACCGCCAACGGCGAAGGGGTACACACCCTCTGTCTTCAGCCTGCTAGCCCGTGTTGTTGAGCGCGCGGGACGCTTCCAGCGCGGCAGCATAACCGCGTTCTACACCGTCTTGATGGAAGGTGACGATCAGCAGGACCCGCTGGTGGACACCGTTCGCTCCCTGCTCGATGGACACATCGTTCTGGACCGCCGATTGGCTGCACAGAACCACTATCCTCCTATCTCAATCCTGGATAGTCTGAGCCGCTTGATGCCGGCCGTTGCATCCCGAGAACATCTGACGAAAACCGGGGCTCTGCGCAGCTTGCTTGCGCTCTATTCGCGCTCAGAAGATTTGATCCGCGTAGGCGCGTATCAACGCGGAAGCGACCGCGAGCTTGATAAAGCGATTGAATTTTCGCCAGTGCTCAACGAGTTCTTGCGGCAGAGTCCCGATGAAACGCCGGCACTCGCGCGCAACGTCGAACGTCTACTCGCGCTGCCAAGCTAA